The sequence below is a genomic window from Pseudomonadota bacterium.
TCAAAGCTCAGAAATCGTGTACTGGTCCTAGCCATTTTCTCCGCTGTTCTTCCTTTCTGGCTAACGCCCGGCTTCAGCGGGAGCGTTAGCCCTTGAAGTATTCAAACCTCAACCAAATATCAATCTCTTCAGCACGCTGAAAATGATAATGATGTAATGGAAGCTCACATATTTCTTTGTACTCATCTTCTGAGGGAGAGGTGTATCTTTCCATAAGTTGCCATTCCTTGAATTCCTGATGACACAGGATTTCTTCATTCTCCCGTTTTTCTAGGTCGGTCAGTCGTGAAAGACCTTTGCTGTGCTGCTCTCGCAACGGTAAAATAATTTGTGTTAGCGCCGACAGTGGAAACCTACACAACACCTCTCTAAAGCTTGAATACAAGGAGTGGTTTTTGTCGTATTTGAACACCATATACTCGACGTTGCCGAGGTTGTAGCCAGTTTCCAGGAAAAAGACATTACTTTCGGGGAATGGATTACGGTTTCCGAACCGTTCGATAATGACACTTTCTTTTACTTTACAGCGTCTTTCAATAATCTTCTTCTCCGTGAAAGGGTATAGATTGCCCTCATGGTTGTATAAGGATAGACCGCTCTTAAGGTCTTCTATGGCTTGGAATCTTGCTTGACCAACACTGTCTGCATCGTCAAAGTCGTCGGGCCATTTGTAGCCATGGCGGTCGAAGATTTCAGGATGAGGATGCCACAATGAAGAGAAGTCGCAAAAAATAGCGGCTGAATCCTTGCTGGCTCTGAAAATCATCATGACCTCCTATCATTTCATATGTGGGCTAACGCCGAGCTAAGCGGGAGTAGCCCGCCAGGGCTACGGTCCGCTTCAGCGCCTTGTTCGGCCTACTAATTTCACTGCTCAAAGCTGTGACTACCTGAGAGACTCCAACCACTTTTTCCGCTCTTTCTCGTTTGGCACTGCGAACTCTTCAAGCTTTCGACGTATTTTCCCCACCCGTACTGGATCAAACGCCTCCGTTACAATTGCTGGGGTGAGATGCTCCATCTCAAGCATGAGTTTAATATTACTGCGGAGATGCTCCACGGTATTCCGAGCTTCATCTCTGGCTCGCTCTGCCGCACCTTTTGCGATGTTGGATTCCGCATTGGCCCTAAGTACGTCCGCCCCTGCCGCAGTGGCCTGCCTTAGAGCATTGTCTGCTGATTGAACAGCACGGTCCGCTGATTTCCTTTGCTTGGTAGCCTCTTGGAATTGCAGCCAGGACAAAGTAACGAGAGCTACTGATAGGACCATGGAGACAACGCTAATGAAACCGGAAACAGACGCCAATTTTGACGAAAAGTAACCTTGAGACTTTTGACAGTGAAAGCAGACGCTCGCACCTTCTGGAATGGACATCCGACAGTGTCGGCAGGGCTTGTTTTGATCAGTCATGTTTCAATTCCTCAGAAATTGCTTTTCAGCCGAACATGGGCATAAGCGGGAGTGGCCCGATAGGGCCGCGATCCGCTTCATGCAGTGGTTATGCATTACTTGTTTTTGACCTCAGCCAGCCATGCAGGATCAGTTCTATAAGAGCCTTCCCCTCCGGCAGTGTCATGGGATTGCCTGGAGGAGAAGTTGATTCCTTGCCGTGGCGAGAGGCATCACCCGTCGAACCGGGGCTATTTGCTGTATGTTTGAAGCGTTTGATAGATGCCCTTGTAGCCCACCCACGCCTGGCTATTTCATCAACCGTTCGGACGTCTTCTTCAATTACTTCATACAGGCGGCATAAACTCACCCAATCATGTTCGCTGGTTCCAAAAAGCCTAAGTGCTTTTGCAACCTTTTCATCAGAAAAACCAAGCTTAATCCATTTCGGCACATCTTGGGCTGGATGAGAAACCTCGATACTTCCATTACTTTTGCGAGTTTCAATACTAAAAAAAGCTCTTAAACCTACAGTTTCTGTAATTGTTAGAAAAATGTCACGTCCCCCATCTTCACGTATTTTCGCAACACTTCCGACTGTGATAGGGGTTTTACCACCAAGCGCTAATCTTGCCGAACCGGTTAATAACGTCAGAATATTAGTGCCTGCGGATACTACCTCTTCAGATGTGCTTAAATCGTTGAATCGGATGGATCGCAGGAAGAATTGGTTGTTTCTCTCTTCTATATGAAGCTCATTATCTGCAAGGCATTTGCATAATTCAGTTAAGTCTGCTTTATCTCCAACCGTTTCCACTTCCCAGTTCATCAAAATCACCTCATTGCATAACGCTTGGATCAGCCAGAGCGTAAGCGATTGGCTGCATCCGGTAGTTAGCAGCCTTTTGTTTTTGAAACTCTCACCCCCGTGCAAAGGAATATAGGCTCTCAACAACAAGCCTCGTTCCCTTTATACATACCAATGCCTCTTCCCGCATGACCTTTGGAAAGGAAATGACCTCCACATCGCGTTTCTTCTTTGGATGCAGGATTCGATTCCCAGTGGTGCGGACTTTTTCTAAAGGCGTGCGAAGGTTAGGGTACTTCGCGGCCACCTCATCAATAAGACGTTCAAGCTTTTTGAATTCTTTCTTGCCTCTCCACTCCTGACTGACCTCCAAACCGAGGCGCGGCCCGTTGTCAATTATGGCGTACTCAGCCACGGAGCGGGACAAAGCAATTGAACTCATCCACAACCCGTGAACAAATGAGCGATAGATCTCGCGGAGGCGGTATTGGACATGCGAAGGTACAGTATTCAAGGGCCGGGCGACCAGGACCGGCCTCAATAACCTTTGGTTTTCCAACCACAAATCCGGTGCGAAGAAACCCTTGTCTACAAGGTCTATCGCGGCCTCAATGTTAAAACCCCGCTCAAGCCAGTCCTGTTGTTCTCCATCATCAAGCATAGTCCACCATCGCTCCAGACCCCAGCTGACGGCATTAGCGATTGGTGTCTTCGTGTCTGATGGGTTGAGTCCTTCCAGTAATTCCTCCCAGCCAGCGACGCCGAGAGATTCCCCGAACCCTGTGATGTTCAGGAAGATGTCGCGGAGTTTGATAGCATTAGGTTCGAGAAGATTCGCATAGAAATCCCGTAGTTCCAAATCCATGTGCATGATTGGGGCATCATCAGCTTTATCCAGATACGCAGAGAATTCGTCCTCTATGGCTTTAGTAAGTGAAACGAGGCTCCCTATGAGTTCTTGAATGCGCTCACGTTTGGGGCCACTATCGTACTCGCGGTTCAACAGATGATCAATGGTGGTGAGAGTCATCAAATCCTGAAAGTGCTGCTTTGCCAATGCAAGATTCAGATTAAGTTCAGTCGTCATCTATTCTCCTAATGCTAACGCCATGATGAGCCGCGACTGTAAGGAGTCGGCTCCATCAAGTAGTTATCCTGTTTTTGAGGTCAGGTCTCCCTCTATGTACCTATGGATTATGCCGGAAATGAGGGTTTGATAAGGGATGCCCATTTCCATTGCCTTCTTTTGAATGCCCTGGTAGTCGTGGTCGTAGAGGCGTATGGTTATTCGCTTGTCCTTTACCAACGTTTTTCTTGCTGTTGCCTTTATAGCTTCAATCTCTTTTTTAGACGGAGTTGAAGGTTTCATCTTCCCTTTTTCATAGGCATCAATAATGGCCTTTTCTTCCTTGTCGTATTTCATGTTTTGTTAACCTCCTGTTCCTTCTTATATACCTTGGTTGCCTTACGGCTGGGAATAACCGTCTTCAAGAAAACGTAGTCTTTTTCAACCACGTGAGGAACAAGATAGATGTATCCCTCTACATTGACAAAATATATCTTTTGTCCGGGGTAGTTTTCCTGGTCGGGATGATCGGCAAGCTTCCACACGTCGCCTTGGGCTAGATGAAAAACTATCTTCTCGAAAGATATATTCCTTTCTGCTTTCAGCCACTCATTCTTCTGTGGGTCCCATTCATATCTCATGATTCAAGTGTACATCATTTGTGTGTACAGATCAAGGTTCTAGTCTCAGTTTTTCGACAAGGATAACAATAAGATCAGCCAGAGGCCGCTTTATGGCCGATTGGCTGCATCGTCGGGTTATGCAAAAGGCCCTTAAGATACCTTTCCGCTTTTCCTTGGCCTTCAATGACATGAAGCCTGGCCAATTTTCAATACCTTAACTATTTCTCTCAGTTTTTCTATAATTCTCTCAGGATCTGATGCAATACGTTTGTAACTTTTAATAAGGGAATGATAATCCTTACTTAAGGCCTCTGGAACAAACAATTTCTTTTGGTGATCATTCACTGTCTTAGCAATTGTATTAGTCTCAGGTGAATACTCTATCAGTTTCCCTTTTCGGCAATGAATGAAGATGTTTTTCCTCGCTTTTCTTGCCAGCAAATCCGGGTTTTCGTCAACGAGTTGATTCAGGAGTCGAAGGAACTGCTGGGATTTTGGAATTGTGTAGTTAGGATTCTCGGGGTTCCACTTTGCATCCACATCAACTGAACTATTGTCATTATGCAGGCTTAGACCTTTTTCAAAAACTCCATTATAGGCCAAGACTCCAAGGCCATTGGTAGAATCTGGCCCAATCCAAGGTTTTAACTTATCAATCATGTAATCTGGGTCATTAAACTCCTCGTCGAAGACAATCCCTTCCCTGCCAGACCCAAAAATAACCCATCGATGTCCGTTAGTAATAAATGCCCTTGTCAGTCCCAAGGCTTTTTGATAAGTTGTTACTTGTTCAAAATAATTATTAAGGTTTTCTTGCCAGTGCTTAGCGTCACCAACCATCAATATACCAGCCCTATTGCCAATAATTATGTCCGGGGCACCCCTCATGTAGGCCCCTTCTCCTATAGCTTCTTTGTCAACCTGAAAGTTAAAGAAAAGCTGAGTGACTGGGTCCCAGCCAAGCTCCCAAAGGGTTAAAAATAATACTTTTACTTCACAGTTCCTTTCAGTCTTTCCAAGGCTCATGGAAGGATTTGAGAAACAACCCTTTAGGACTCTTCTAACTTCGTTCTTTTTCGACATGCCACACCTCGTGTCTTTGTACGCTATGTCTTGATTCTATCTATATGTTTCACGCATAACGCAAAAATCAGCGGCGGCTGCAAGACGTCCGCTGGATTGTTTTGTTAGGGTGCTCTTTGATTAGTTGCATGTCTCGCACTTCTCAACCATCATCGATAAAGTAATGTTCGCAACTCGTTCTGCGATGGCCGGTAAAATGGGCTTTTCCACTACGCTTTGAAATACATTGACTTTTCCCGAGTAGATGCTATGCGAAGGACTTTTTAACTCTAACAGAATAAAGCCATCTTTATCTTTCAAAGTAAATGCAAATGTTACCGAATAGACAACCTCATCGATTGGGGGCACTGTCCATTCGCCAGACTTGTATTTTTCCTTCTTTTCGACTTTGTACTTTTGTGGCACCCTCTGCAAATCCAATTTTTCCACATCCACTGAGACTACATATCCTAAATTCAATTCCTCGTTTCTCGATTTTGGGGAAGCACTTAAGAATTTGCACTTGCCGGACAGCTTCCTTATTTCAGGTAAACGAATGTCGGAACCGAATAGGGCTTCGGAGGAATAGCCATAACCCTTGCCGGGTTGATCTAAGGATAGAGCTTTCCAATCGAAATTCCGTGGTGTTTTGACTGCGACGGCAAAGTAATAGCCAACGGCCATGCCAATTACCAATAAGGCTACACCAATTGCTATAAAACGTGCCTTAGCTTTCATTCTCTGTCCCTAACAATTAAGTATACAGAAAAATTCTGTATATCACCTCATATAACCGGGTTTTACAGATTTTTTCCAGTTTAAGAAAACACCTCATACCCTCAAATATCCAATGGGCTTTTCACAGACAAGCCCGGTTTGTTAAGAACATGAGCATAAATCATCGTAGTTGACACGTCCTTGTGTCCAAAATTTCCTGGACTGTACTTATATACTGGTTTGCTTTTAATAAGTGGGTTGCAAAGGAATGATGGAAAGTCTTTAATGATCCCCGTTATACCCACCCTTTTCTTTCTATTTTCCTGCTATTTCAATAACATGTCAAGAAAATTATCAAGCATTATAAATTTTCAATTTGTTCATGAAAAGAAACCCCGAACATTGAATAGATTTTTGTTTGTTTCAATATCCCACCCTCCCAACAAACATTTGCCGCCACAGTGGCGGCAATCATCAAACTTCATGTAAATCCAATATAGAAGCTGTTTTACATAATTCAGCTTTTTGAGAGAAATCAAGGAGGGTCAAATCTTTATTCTTGACATTGGGGAATTCATAAACAAGAAGGAAAAGAATTAAAGGCATTGTCTCTCGCAGAGTTCACAGAGTACGCAGAGAAAGGCAAATATATCTGTGAGCAGTATCGTGAGACGGACTGATCCTGCTCACACACTACGCCCCTCCGGTGCAGGAAGCTGGTACCATTTTACCCGCAGGGTGTGCGGGTTGCCGGAATGAATTATTCTCTAAATTCCGGCAAAAGCTATTTTAACTCTGCGATCTCTGCGTACTCGAACGACCGTAAGGGAGAGGGCGTGAGGAAAAAGAATTAAAATCATTAAAGGCGTTATCTCTCGCAGAGTTCGCAGAGTACGCAGAGAAAGGCAGGATATACTTGTGGCCATAATTGCGAGAAGGCTCAATTCTGTCCACATTCCATGCCCTTGTCAGGGCAGAAAGAAATTATACCCACAGGGCGTGTGAGATGAGACCTGAAGGCCTGACCAAGGAAATCCGTGAAACAGTTTCACAGATTTCTAAAATCTCTGCAAAGTAAATACAGACAATGTTCTACACAATATCATTTTTAAAACTGGTTTATAGAATATTAGGGTATTGTCATCAAAAAGTTTCGTGAAAATGAAAACAGATGTCTTTATTTCTGCCGGATTCGCATCAGCGGGAAGGCTGATGTAAATCCGGCTTGGAGTGGGCGACGGCATGGGAGAAATGCTTCAGATGTGGATGAGATGCAAGCCTTGCAGCCCGGAAACTATACTTTATGTATGTTGGAGGGCGCAAGGAGCGGCAGATCGCCGCAGATGAGTATTTCTTCCATGCCGTTGACCGTCAAAGAGAAACATTAAAAGAACGCGAAATTACATCAAGGGTTCCATCGTCAAGCAGGGATGGCTTTTTTCTGTGATATATGCAAGCACCTCATCTTCCGTTGTACCGACTGTCTCATCGGCGATCATATCCGGGAAATCAGGGAAGCCAAGTTCTTCACCCCTTGCCTTGAGGCGCTCATAAATTTCCTCTTTTAATCTCTTAGGCATCCAGACAATGCGTAAAAGCCCTCCGTCGCCCCGTAAAAATTTCCTCTGCGCTATGTTGTATTTGCTGTGACCCAGAAAACCGGGGGTCTGTGCTCCGCCACCCACAGAACCCGCAAGGGTTGTAAACTTCATCCCGCAGGGCGTCATTCCTGTAAAATCCCTGTCAACTGTCATAATGCCGTTGCACATGGGCATAATAGCCGCTATGCACTCGCAACATCCGCAGGTAGTCATGGGGTCATTCATGAGGCTGTATAAACTGACACTCTGCACCTTCTGCCTCGATGCTTTTATTACATATTCATTACACCCCTTGAACTGACCGTATTGTTCGTCAAGGCATTCACCTTTTTTGACGGGCTGGTTCGGTCCTTCCGGGTTTATCTCATAGGCGGCGCGGCAATCGAGCCAGTTATAGGCCCCGCATAATCCGGTACGCTCCGGGCTTATAATGCACACATGATCAGGCGCGAAAGACTGGCACAATATACAGGAATAAAATGTATCAATGGTCTCGTCCGTCATGCCTTCGATCCTGGCATCCCTGTGGTGATAGGATGCACGGGCAAGTTCAAGAACCTCCCGCACCTTCTCCTCATCCGTGTATATTTTAATCTGCACCTTGTCAAAGATTGCCCCGAAATCCTGATGATACTTTGCGTAAATAATTTTACCGATATGTTCGAGAGTAAAACCTTTTTCCACTGCCTGTTTAGATATGCGTATCCATGCTATATCCCTCTGGCCGATGTGCATGACACCCTGTGCCTGATTGATAAGATGGTGGTTCTGCCTCTCGAGAATCGGTTCAAAATCCTCCTGGAAGTTACGCCCTGCAACTTCTGCAATCATGGCAAAATGCAGCCTCGTTCCCGGCGTTACATCAGCCACATTCTTTCCGATGACTTCCACCTTTCCGTCTTCAACCTCTTCCATCCTTTTAGATGTTGTCCACTCAACGGCAATGGTCTTCCCGCCGCCCATCTCAACATAGATATCCTCGCCGCGCACCCTTTCGCCTTCAAATGCCGGGCCATAGGAAACAGGCACGGGAACCTTGGCAACCTGCACCTTCAAACCCCTTACTTCAACGGCCTTCTGCGTTATCTGGTCATGGGGGATATTGGAAACCACATGTTCATACGTACATATGCCTGTGGGCAGCACCTGCGGGATAGGCGTATCGGCAATCGTGGGGAATCCCCAGTTGATGGCCCCTGCCGCGTTGGCATACCACTCGTCGGTTACGTTGCCAAGGGCAAGGACAAAGGCGTATGTCCTGTCTTTGTTGTATATAAGGTTTTTTCTAAAATCACCGGGCTTTATACCGCCGAAAGCCATGGCAACACGGCATGCGAAACCGATGGCAAATACGGCTGCTGATATATCCGGGCCAAAGGATACAAGCCTTGTAGGCCAGCCGATCTGTGTACCTGACTCAACAAGCTGCTCTGAAAATGTTTTTCCTTCATGTTCAGCGCACATAAATACATAGAGGTTCTTCTCCTGAAGTTCAAGAGCAATCTTCGCGGCAGTCGCAGGATCTGGCGCTGCCCCGACAATGGCCGCGAAACCCGGCGCTGTGCCGTCTACAAACTCTACCCCTCTTTTCCTGAAGACTATATCGTTCGCCGCGCCGAGCCATATGTTGCCGTCGCTTATTTCTTCACTGTTCGACAGATAAAAATCCGGGTCTTCAAGATATCGTATGGATTCAATTATCTCTTCCGCAAAAAACGTGGCCATGCCCGCGTCAAGAGCCGGCGCAAGGTATGGAAGAGGTGTCTTTTCTTTTACCGGAGGCGGAATAATCCTTTTGCAGATATCGAGAATCTGCCTCATCTCCCCTATTCTGGAGACACCGATGCCTGTTATTGCATAGATGATAGGCAGATAGTAGGCTGTATTCGGAAACCCCACTTCATATCCGGGGCCGTACTTTTCCAGCGCCTCATTATATTTCTCCTCGGCCCTTTGATAGATTTTCTGCGCTCCTCTTATAGCCGCAGATGCGATAATCTTGGACATCTTAGCCCCCACACCGTAAAATCGATTTTCTAATGTTTTTGCTTTTCACTTTTCACCTTTTCATCTTTGATGCACTCATAAAAAGTTAAAAAACAGCCACTCCCGTGAATACCCTGAAGGGCACAAGCACTGGAGTCCAGAACACATTGAAATCACTGGATTCCCACTTTCGTGGGAATGACAAAACGACAGAAATACGACTTTTTACGAGTTCATTACTATTC
It includes:
- a CDS encoding toxin → MRYEWDPQKNEWLKAERNISFEKIVFHLAQGDVWKLADHPDQENYPGQKIYFVNVEGYIYLVPHVVEKDYVFLKTVIPSRKATKVYKKEQEVNKT
- the acsB gene encoding acetyl-CoA decarbonylase/synthase complex subunit alpha/beta, yielding MSKIIASAAIRGAQKIYQRAEEKYNEALEKYGPGYEVGFPNTAYYLPIIYAITGIGVSRIGEMRQILDICKRIIPPPVKEKTPLPYLAPALDAGMATFFAEEIIESIRYLEDPDFYLSNSEEISDGNIWLGAANDIVFRKRGVEFVDGTAPGFAAIVGAAPDPATAAKIALELQEKNLYVFMCAEHEGKTFSEQLVESGTQIGWPTRLVSFGPDISAAVFAIGFACRVAMAFGGIKPGDFRKNLIYNKDRTYAFVLALGNVTDEWYANAAGAINWGFPTIADTPIPQVLPTGICTYEHVVSNIPHDQITQKAVEVRGLKVQVAKVPVPVSYGPAFEGERVRGEDIYVEMGGGKTIAVEWTTSKRMEEVEDGKVEVIGKNVADVTPGTRLHFAMIAEVAGRNFQEDFEPILERQNHHLINQAQGVMHIGQRDIAWIRISKQAVEKGFTLEHIGKIIYAKYHQDFGAIFDKVQIKIYTDEEKVREVLELARASYHHRDARIEGMTDETIDTFYSCILCQSFAPDHVCIISPERTGLCGAYNWLDCRAAYEINPEGPNQPVKKGECLDEQYGQFKGCNEYVIKASRQKVQSVSLYSLMNDPMTTCGCCECIAAIMPMCNGIMTVDRDFTGMTPCGMKFTTLAGSVGGGAQTPGFLGHSKYNIAQRKFLRGDGGLLRIVWMPKRLKEEIYERLKARGEELGFPDFPDMIADETVGTTEDEVLAYITEKSHPCLTMEPLM